One Nocardioides oleivorans DNA segment encodes these proteins:
- the ilvN gene encoding acetolactate synthase small subunit → MSANKHTLSVLVENKPGVLARIASLFSRRGYNIDSLAVGPTEHPEISRMTIVVNVDESPLEQVTKQLNKLVEVIKIVELDGPASVKRELMLVKVRADAASRGAVLDAVQLFRAKVVDVAPDAVTIQAVGNADKLADLLRVLEPFGIRELVQSGMVAIGRGTRSISERSQRPTAVPAPASAI, encoded by the coding sequence CTTGTCCGTGCTGGTCGAGAACAAGCCCGGCGTGCTGGCCCGCATCGCGAGCCTGTTCTCGCGGCGCGGCTACAACATCGACAGCCTCGCCGTGGGGCCGACCGAGCACCCCGAGATCTCCCGGATGACGATCGTGGTCAACGTCGACGAGTCCCCGCTCGAGCAGGTCACCAAGCAGCTCAACAAGCTGGTCGAGGTCATCAAGATCGTCGAGCTCGACGGCCCCGCCTCGGTCAAGCGCGAGCTGATGCTGGTCAAGGTCCGGGCCGACGCCGCCAGCCGCGGCGCGGTGCTCGACGCCGTACAGCTCTTCCGGGCCAAGGTCGTCGACGTCGCGCCCGACGCCGTCACCATCCAGGCTGTCGGCAACGCCGACAAGCTCGCCGACCTGCTGCGGGTGCTCGAGCCCTTCGGCATCCGCGAGCTCGTGCAGTCCGGCATGGTCGCCATCGGCCGCGGCACCCGCTCCATCAGCGAGCGGTCCCAGCGCCCCACCGCCGTCCCGGCCCCCGCGTCGGCGATCTGA